The Thioflexithrix psekupsensis genomic interval GTATGGCAGTTGGATTTCGCCGTCTGACCACAACACCGTTAACGCATTGTCATCGCGTTCAAATCCCCGATCCACACCCACCCAATTTGCGGCTATCATATTGATTTTCTTATTAATTAATTTTTGACGGGCATGTTCAAGCAAATGTTCCGTCTCCGCGGCAAATCCAACAGTGAATACTTTCTGTGTGGCTGCAACGGCAGCTAAAATATCTGGATTACGCACCAATGTCAGTGTAATGTCAGTATCTGTTTGTCCTTTTTTCATTTTTTGTGTGGCGACGGATGCAGGACGATAATCCGCTACGGCGGCTGTCCCAATAAAAATATCTTGATTATCAATTGATTGAAACGTTGCCGCATACATGTCTTGTGCGGATTCGACAGAAATATGTTTTACACCAGCGGGAACAGGCAAAGTAACAGGGCCACTGACTAATGTCACCTCCGCACCCGCCGCCGTGGCAGCCGCCGCTAAAGCGTAGCCCATTTTTCCTGAACTACGATTACTGATAAAACGCACTGGATCAAGAGCTTCTCGCGTGGGGCCGGCGGTGATTAAAATACGAATACCTGCTAAATCGCGGGCTGTCCACAACTGTGCAACAGCATCAACCAAAGCCAATGGCTCTAACAAACGCCCTTCCCCCACGTCTCCACAGGCTTGTGAACCATGAGCAGGCCCGAAAAAATGAACGCCACGTGCTTGTAATCGTTGATAATTTTCTTGAGTAACAGCGGCACGCCACATCTGTTGATTCATCGCAGGCGCAAGCGCAAGCGGCGCAGCACTGGCTACACACAATGTAGTCAGCAAATCGTCCGCATGACCATAAGCCAAACGCGCCAATAAATCGGCTGTGGCAGGCGCAATCAAAATCAAATCAGCCCACCGCGCCAATTCAATATGCCCCATTGCGGCTTCGGCTTCGCTGTCCAATAAATGCGTGTAAACTCGCTCGCCCGATACGGCTTGCAAGGTCAATGGCGTAATAAAAGCCTGTGCATTAGCGGTCATCACCACCTTAATGTTTGCGCCGCGCTCCTTTAAGCGTCGCACTAAATCAGGAATTTTGTACGCCGCAATTCCTCCACCAATCCCCACAATAATTTTTTTACCGCACAAATCTTGTTGCATTTTTTACAAATGTCTAAATAAAAATAATTTAAAAACATCCCTATTTCTACCGTCCCCTCCTACAGAAAGAAATAACAAAATGTTAAGGGGACGGGAGCGGTAGAGTGGTTCAATTCTGGGCGAATGGGTTAACGAATTCGTTTGGGTAATTCTGAGCGTAATTTTTGATGTAAATCACGCAATAACGATTCCGTCGTTTCCCAATCAATACACGCATCCGTGACCGAAACACCATATTTTAATTGGGAAATATCCGCTTTAATGGGTTGATTGCCCGCGTGTAAATGACTTTCCAACATGATGCCGACAATAGATTGATTTCCCTCTAAAATTTGATGGGCAACATCATGCGCCACTAAAGGTTGCAATTCAGGTTTTTTAGAAGAATTCCCATGACTGCAATCAATGACAATATTCACGGGTAAATTCGCTTTACTTAACGCATCTTCGCATAATTTAACGTGCATCGAATCATAATTGGTTTGTTTGCCGCCGCGTAAAATCACATGCCCATAACGATTGCCACGCGTTTTAATCACCGTCACTTGGCCATCTTGATTAATCCCTAAAAAATGGTGCGAAGAAGCCGCCGATTGCATCGCATTAATGGCAATATCTAAACTGCCATCCGTGCCATTTTTAAAACCCACAGGCATCGATAAACCGCTGGCTAATTCGCGGTGAGTTTGAGATTCTGTGGTGCGTGCGCCAATCGCCGCCCAACAAAATAAATCATCCAAATATTGCGGCACAATGGGGTCTAACGCTTCTGTTCCCGCAGGCAAACCCAATTCCGCTAACCAAATCAATAACTCACGCGCTTGACGCAAACCTTTCTCAATATCGAAAGAATCGTTTAAATGCGGATCATTAATCAATCCCTTCCAACCAATGGTTGTGCGCGGTTTCTCAAAATAAACCCGCATAATAATCAGTAATGTGTCGCTTAATTCATCACTTAATTGCTTTAAGCGTTGCGCATATTCCTTAGCCGCTTTAATATCGTGAATTGAACAAGGCCCCGTGACCACCATTAAACGGGCATCTTCTCGATCTAAAATCTTTTGCAAAGCCAAGCGTCCATTTTTAACGGTTTGCTTGGTTTGCGGGGATTCGGGCAATTCCCGTTTTAATTGTGCGGGCGAAACCAATACGCGCTGCTCAATAATATTAATGTCGTTAATCCCGTCAATATCGTTATTTTGCATAATGTCCTCAAAACGTCCTAATTTGAGGGTGTCTGTTTGTTTTTTGACCCAAAACACACAACCCACTAAATAGGCAAGCATAGCATATTCAGTGGGTTGAATTCAGTTGTCTCGACGGGATTTATTGTATTTTATTGCTTTATTTTGGCGTAAACGGCACGCGCCAATGGCCGTCAAAAGCAATTTCCGCAAGCGATTTACGTTGACGTGGGGCTTCTTCGCGTTCGCGCAGGGCTTCATCTAACGCTGTTGCACTGGCTTGATAGCCCACCGCAATCACACTCATTACCGTGACATCGTCTGGCAATTCAAAGGCTTGTTTAATCTGCTGCGGGTCAAAGCCGCCCATTTGATGCGCCACCAAGCCCAAAGCCACCGCTTGTAAACAAATATTTTCACAAGCAGCACCAGTGTCATACTGCGCCCAGCGATTGGGTTGTTGGTTGTGGCTAAAATCATTCACCGCTGTGGCGATCAGAAACAATGGCGCGTGCTGCGCCCACACTTGATTGGCGGGCGCGAGGCAATCCAATGCTTTACGCCACGCGCTGGCACTGCGTTGACGATCACAAAGCACATACCGCCACGGTTCTGCCCCAAAACACGAAGGTGACCAACGCGCTGCTTCAAGCAAGGCAGTTGTTTGATCTAAGGTAATGAATTTATTAGGGTCTAATGCTCTAGGACTCCAACGCTGTGCGATCAGATCATGAATGGCTACTGCCGTTTCTGCTTTTTTAACTAACATATTTAAAACAACCTGTGATGATTGATAGACCAAAATTAAGCCACTCGCAAAAAGTTTTTTGTCAGAATCAGAATTTACAGACACAAGAATTTTCAAAATTAACGCTTGCCAGTGGTTTATTTTCAGCAGATTTTTTATTCTCTAATTCTGAAAATCCTGAAATTCGGTAAATTCTGATTCTGACAAATAAAAGCTCTATGAAATAACACCACACGCCAAACGTGGCCCACCACCGCCTAGCGGTTTGGGATCGTCAGAATAGTTGTCACCCCCCACATGCACCATCAAACTTTTTCCTAGAATATCAGCCACTTTCAAGCGC includes:
- the coaBC gene encoding bifunctional phosphopantothenoylcysteine decarboxylase/phosphopantothenate--cysteine ligase CoaBC, with translation MQQDLCGKKIIVGIGGGIAAYKIPDLVRRLKERGANIKVVMTANAQAFITPLTLQAVSGERVYTHLLDSEAEAAMGHIELARWADLILIAPATADLLARLAYGHADDLLTTLCVASAAPLALAPAMNQQMWRAAVTQENYQRLQARGVHFFGPAHGSQACGDVGEGRLLEPLALVDAVAQLWTARDLAGIRILITAGPTREALDPVRFISNRSSGKMGYALAAAATAAGAEVTLVSGPVTLPVPAGVKHISVESAQDMYAATFQSIDNQDIFIGTAAVADYRPASVATQKMKKGQTDTDITLTLVRNPDILAAVAATQKVFTVGFAAETEHLLEHARQKLINKKINMIAANWVGVDRGFERDDNALTVLWSDGEIQLPYAPKATLAQQLIRVVIERYRQGNVEKW
- a CDS encoding 3-deoxy-7-phosphoheptulonate synthase, which encodes MLAYLVGCVFWVKKQTDTLKLGRFEDIMQNNDIDGINDINIIEQRVLVSPAQLKRELPESPQTKQTVKNGRLALQKILDREDARLMVVTGPCSIHDIKAAKEYAQRLKQLSDELSDTLLIIMRVYFEKPRTTIGWKGLINDPHLNDSFDIEKGLRQARELLIWLAELGLPAGTEALDPIVPQYLDDLFCWAAIGARTTESQTHRELASGLSMPVGFKNGTDGSLDIAINAMQSAASSHHFLGINQDGQVTVIKTRGNRYGHVILRGGKQTNYDSMHVKLCEDALSKANLPVNIVIDCSHGNSSKKPELQPLVAHDVAHQILEGNQSIVGIMLESHLHAGNQPIKADISQLKYGVSVTDACIDWETTESLLRDLHQKLRSELPKRIR
- a CDS encoding nitroreductase family protein, with product MLVKKAETAVAIHDLIAQRWSPRALDPNKFITLDQTTALLEAARWSPSCFGAEPWRYVLCDRQRSASAWRKALDCLAPANQVWAQHAPLFLIATAVNDFSHNQQPNRWAQYDTGAACENICLQAVALGLVAHQMGGFDPQQIKQAFELPDDVTVMSVIAVGYQASATALDEALREREEAPRQRKSLAEIAFDGHWRVPFTPK